The Falsibacillus albus genome includes the window CCGTAAGATCTGGCTTGTCAGCTTTTCATTATTTGCTGTGCATTTTAAATTCAAGGAAGAGCTCGTTGTAATGGGCAAGCATCTTCTTTCCTAGGTTTTCGTATACCTCTAGCTTATTTGTTGTTTTGTCTGTCGGATAAAATCGTTTATCACCCGATATATCTTTCGGTAGATAAGCCAATGCTTTCTTATTCGGCGTAGAGTAGCCGACGTACTCGGCATTTTGGGCGGCATGCTTTGGATCGAGCATGAAGTTGATGAACTTATGGGCGCCTTCTACGTTTTTCGCCGTCTTCGGTATGACCATGTTGTCGAACCAAAGGTTTGTTCCTTCTTTAGGCAGCACGTAGTCGAGCTTATCATTTTCATCCATGATCTCCGCAGCATCCCCGGACCAAACGACGCCGACCGCTGCTTCTTCATTTGCAAGAAGCATTTTGATCTCATCTCCAACGATGGCTTTAACGTTGGGCATCAAAGTATCGAGCTTACGTTTGGCCTGCTGCAGGTGCTGCTCATTCGTATCGTTCAAGGAGTAGCCGAGGCTGTTCAGCCCCATTCCCATCACCTCGCGTGCTCCGTCGACAAGCAGGATTTGATTCTTCAGATTTTTATCCCATAGATCATTCCAGCTTGTGATTTTTTTGCCGCCGAGCATCTCCGAGTTATACACGATCCCGACGGTCCCCCAGAAATAAGGGACGGAATACTTATTCTTCGGATCGAAGGACAGGTTCATAAATTTCGGGTTGATGTATTTTAAATTCGGCAGTTTGGAATGATCGATCGGGATCAGCAGGTTTTCCTCTTTCATCTTCTCGATGGCATATTCAGAAGGGACTGCAAGGTCATAGGTCGTCCCGCCTTGCTCGATCTTCGTCATCATCGCTTCGTTGGAATCAAATGTTTGATAGATGACCTTCATACCCGTTTCCTTCTCAAACTCCTTGATCAGCTCCGGATCGATGTAATCTCCCCAGTTATAGATCGTCAACGTATTCCCGCCGCCGTATCCTTGGGAAGAATTCAAACGATTCACGACAAACATCAGGATGAATGCAGTGACAAATATTATGATGAATGTACGCAATAGCTTCTTCATTTTCTTACCCCCATTCCTGCGGCTTTATTATTCCGCTGTGCGATGAAATAATAGCCGACGACCAAAACCATGGTGAATAAGAAAATCAGCGTAGACAGCGCATTGATGGTCAATGAAATTCCTTGTCTGGCCATCGAATAGATTTCGACGGATAAAGTCGAAAAGCCGTTGCCCGTAACGAAAAACGTGACAGCGAAGTCATCGAGGGAATAGGTAAGCGCCATGAAAAACCCTGCAAAAATACCGGGTGTAATGAATGGCAGGACGACCTTGGACAAGACATCCCATCTGCTTGCCCCCAAATCCTTTGCAGCGTCCACCAATGTAGGGCTCATTTCCTGAAGCTTAGGGAGGACCATAATGACAACGATCGGCACACTGAACGCAATATGTGAGATCAACACAGATATAAAGCCAAGCTTGATGCCGATCATGGTGAACATGATCAAGAATGATGCCCCGATGATGACGTCAGGACTCACAATCAAAACGTTA containing:
- a CDS encoding ABC transporter permease, which codes for MRKNGKLSNLYLIIVFIILYAPIFYLTYYSFNSGGTMHDFERFTWEWYKEVFHDTRLFIIVLNTLIVALLAAGISTVLGVIGAIAISNVRRNRTRNTLLSLNNVLIVSPDVIIGASFLIMFTMIGIKLGFISVLISHIAFSVPIVVIMVLPKLQEMSPTLVDAAKDLGASRWDVLSKVVLPFITPGIFAGFFMALTYSLDDFAVTFFVTGNGFSTLSVEIYSMARQGISLTINALSTLIFLFTMVLVVGYYFIAQRNNKAAGMGVRK
- a CDS encoding ABC transporter substrate-binding protein; this encodes MKKLLRTFIIIFVTAFILMFVVNRLNSSQGYGGGNTLTIYNWGDYIDPELIKEFEKETGMKVIYQTFDSNEAMMTKIEQGGTTYDLAVPSEYAIEKMKEENLLIPIDHSKLPNLKYINPKFMNLSFDPKNKYSVPYFWGTVGIVYNSEMLGGKKITSWNDLWDKNLKNQILLVDGAREVMGMGLNSLGYSLNDTNEQHLQQAKRKLDTLMPNVKAIVGDEIKMLLANEEAAVGVVWSGDAAEIMDENDKLDYVLPKEGTNLWFDNMVIPKTAKNVEGAHKFINFMLDPKHAAQNAEYVGYSTPNKKALAYLPKDISGDKRFYPTDKTTNKLEVYENLGKKMLAHYNELFLEFKMHSK